The Clostridiisalibacter paucivorans DSM 22131 genome has a segment encoding these proteins:
- a CDS encoding helix-turn-helix transcriptional regulator, protein MSKKIHPLLKSFIPLVEVVAKTFGNDCEVVLHDISNPQQSIIAIANGHVTGRKVGSPMTERGLKAIRNKEFDKSLIRYKNITVDGRTLKSSTAFIKDDNNQVIGCLCINVDISKFIVTRTVIQEITETLDEKKSKIEEETYGTNINDILCSVVNKVLEQVGKPVAYLNKDEKVDIVKELESKGTFLIKGSVDYVADVLCVSRYTIYNYLDEIRTDK, encoded by the coding sequence ATGTCAAAGAAAATACATCCATTATTAAAGAGCTTTATTCCATTGGTTGAAGTCGTAGCTAAAACCTTTGGTAATGATTGTGAAGTAGTGCTTCATGATATATCTAATCCTCAGCAGTCTATAATAGCTATAGCAAATGGTCATGTAACTGGTAGAAAAGTAGGGAGTCCCATGACTGAAAGGGGCCTTAAAGCTATAAGGAACAAAGAATTTGATAAAAGCTTAATCCGATATAAAAATATTACTGTAGATGGAAGGACGTTAAAGTCCTCAACTGCTTTTATAAAAGATGATAATAATCAGGTTATTGGTTGTTTATGTATAAATGTTGATATTTCTAAATTTATAGTGACTAGGACAGTTATTCAAGAAATAACAGAGACATTAGATGAAAAAAAATCTAAGATAGAAGAAGAAACATATGGAACTAATATAAATGATATTTTATGTAGTGTTGTAAATAAGGTATTGGAGCAAGTTGGGAAGCCAGTAGCATATTTAAATAAAGATGAGAAGGTTGATATAGTAAAGGAATTAGAAAGCAAGGGTACATTTTTAATAAAGGGTTCTGTAGATTATGTAGCAGATGTACTATGTGTTTCTAGATATACCATATATAATTATCTAGATGAAATAAGAACAGATAAATAA
- the rsfS gene encoding ribosome silencing factor has product MIKLDNMISIAVEAAEDKKALNITILDISDVTTIGDYFVICTGNSERQVMAIADNIEEKMHESGYSLRNKEGYRTGRWILMDFGDVIVHVFHKEDREFYNLDRVWKDAKKIEHE; this is encoded by the coding sequence TTGATTAAATTAGATAATATGATTTCCATTGCAGTTGAAGCAGCAGAAGATAAGAAGGCATTAAACATAACTATATTAGATATTTCTGATGTTACAACTATAGGGGATTATTTTGTTATTTGTACTGGAAATTCTGAAAGACAAGTAATGGCAATTGCTGATAATATTGAAGAGAAAATGCATGAATCAGGATATAGTCTAAGGAATAAAGAAGGATATAGAACAGGCAGATGGATACTGATGGATTTTGGTGATGTAATTGTTCATGTATTCCATAAAGAAGATAGAGAATTTTATAATTTAGATAGGGTATGGAAAGATGCTAAAAAAATAGAACATGAATAA
- the selD gene encoding selenide, water dikinase SelD, whose amino-acid sequence MEQIRLTQLTKSSGUAAKIGPETLAQVLCQLPEIKDDRLMVGVSTSDDGAVYKLNDDTAIIQTIDFFTPVVDDPYIFGQIAAANALSDIYAMGGQPKLAMNIICFPNCLSTDVMTKILKGGHDKVTEAGAIIVGGHTVEDDEPKYGLTVTGFANPNDILKNSSAKKGDYLILTKPLGLGIINTGIKADMVSNDTYKNAIETMILLNKYAMEATKGVEVNSCTDVTGFGLLGHGLEMAQGSSVTLEFDHKEIPIIEEAISLANMGLVPGGAYSNKKYIGDNVMFSDDISETYRDIMFDPQTSGGLLLSVNESNLEDLKQNFKKHEIKYWTIGRVLEKGDYPILVV is encoded by the coding sequence GTGGAGCAAATAAGATTGACTCAGTTAACCAAGAGTTCTGGATGAGCAGCTAAAATAGGTCCTGAGACCTTGGCACAGGTACTGTGTCAATTACCAGAAATAAAAGATGATAGATTGATGGTAGGTGTAAGTACTTCAGATGATGGAGCAGTATATAAATTAAATGATGATACTGCTATTATACAGACTATAGATTTTTTTACTCCAGTAGTAGATGACCCTTATATATTTGGCCAGATAGCAGCAGCAAATGCATTAAGTGATATATATGCAATGGGAGGTCAGCCCAAATTGGCAATGAATATTATATGTTTTCCAAACTGTCTATCAACTGATGTTATGACCAAGATACTAAAGGGTGGTCATGACAAGGTGACAGAAGCAGGGGCAATTATTGTTGGGGGACATACAGTAGAAGATGATGAACCTAAATATGGACTTACTGTTACAGGTTTTGCTAATCCCAATGATATACTTAAAAATAGCAGTGCTAAGAAAGGGGATTATTTAATACTTACTAAACCTTTAGGATTAGGTATAATAAATACAGGTATAAAGGCAGATATGGTAAGTAATGATACTTATAAAAATGCAATAGAGACAATGATTTTGTTAAATAAATATGCTATGGAAGCTACAAAGGGAGTAGAAGTTAATAGCTGTACAGATGTAACAGGTTTTGGTCTTTTGGGTCATGGCCTTGAAATGGCCCAGGGAAGTTCTGTAACATTAGAATTTGACCACAAAGAAATACCTATAATAGAAGAGGCTATTTCATTGGCCAATATGGGTCTTGTCCCTGGGGGTGCCTATTCTAATAAGAAATATATTGGAGATAATGTTATGTTTTCAGATGATATATCAGAGACATATAGAGATATTATGTTTGATCCCCAGACATCTGGAGGATTACTCTTATCAGTAAATGAATCAAATTTAGAAGATCTGAAACAAAATTTTAAAAAGCATGAAATAAAATATTGGACTATAGGAAGGGTTTTAGAAAAAGGAGATTATCCCATTTTAGTTGTATAA
- a CDS encoding D-alanyl-D-alanine carboxypeptidase family protein, which produces MKKIVSIVFVLIIITNIPLYAHSNSNLNILGKSAILIDAETGNVLYQKDMHKKMYPASTTKIMTAILALENSELTDMVTVDKKSPYEVDGSHIALEPGEVLSMNDMLHALLIESANDAALVIARHISGSVEEFAKLMNKKAIEIGAKNTNFVNPNGLPDQNHTTTAYDLAMMARYAMQNKTFKKIVSNYKYTIPATEIKGEPRNLFSANRLLYGTGASNKINVDGKVVDIKYPDADGIKTGYTDVARNCLVSTAIRGDTRLIAVVLGAEGKNVYVDTHKLLNYGFDNFVSQRISFKNEFIKNIDVKYGDKSFVTAVTGQDVFALIPKDKQDNIKKEIIMGNKIDAPVTENQVLGMIEYKLDNQVIGTCNIIATSNINRKGIYNVVSTDRQFTLFKKWWFWAIILFILWRSYIGYKRYKRKKRKRQESSPFVYRR; this is translated from the coding sequence ATGAAAAAAATTGTATCAATTGTCTTTGTCCTTATTATAATAACTAATATTCCTTTATATGCCCATAGCAATTCTAATCTCAATATTTTGGGAAAATCAGCAATATTAATAGATGCTGAAACAGGAAATGTATTGTATCAAAAAGATATGCATAAAAAAATGTATCCTGCCAGTACTACTAAAATAATGACAGCAATATTGGCTCTAGAAAACAGTGAACTTACTGATATGGTAACAGTAGATAAAAAAAGCCCATATGAAGTAGATGGAAGCCATATAGCATTGGAGCCAGGCGAAGTCTTATCTATGAATGATATGCTTCATGCACTTTTGATAGAATCAGCTAACGATGCAGCATTGGTTATAGCTCGCCATATATCTGGATCTGTAGAAGAATTTGCAAAACTTATGAATAAGAAGGCAATAGAAATAGGTGCCAAGAATACTAATTTTGTAAATCCCAATGGACTTCCCGACCAAAATCATACTACAACGGCTTATGATTTGGCAATGATGGCTAGATATGCTATGCAAAATAAAACATTTAAAAAAATTGTGAGCAATTATAAATATACAATCCCAGCTACCGAAATTAAAGGAGAACCTAGAAATTTGTTTTCAGCTAATAGATTATTATATGGTACAGGGGCTAGCAATAAAATAAATGTAGATGGGAAAGTTGTTGATATAAAATACCCAGATGCCGATGGTATTAAGACAGGGTATACAGACGTTGCTCGGAATTGTTTAGTTTCTACAGCTATTAGAGGCGATACCCGTCTTATAGCTGTTGTATTAGGAGCAGAAGGAAAAAATGTATACGTAGATACTCATAAATTATTAAACTATGGTTTTGATAATTTTGTTAGTCAAAGAATATCCTTTAAAAATGAATTTATTAAAAATATAGATGTTAAATATGGTGATAAATCTTTTGTAACTGCCGTTACTGGTCAAGATGTATTTGCTCTTATACCTAAAGATAAACAAGATAATATAAAAAAGGAAATTATTATGGGAAATAAAATAGATGCCCCTGTTACAGAAAACCAAGTTCTCGGTATGATTGAATATAAATTAGATAATCAAGTTATAGGTACTTGTAATATCATTGCAACATCTAATATAAATAGGAAGGGTATTTATAATGTAGTTAGTACAGATAGGCAATTTACTTTATTTAAAAAATGGTGGTTTTGGGCTATAATTTTATTTATCTTGTGGAGAAGCTACATAGGCTATAAAAGATATAAAAGAAAGAAAAGAAAAAGGCAAGAATCATCACCTTTTGTATATAGAAGATAA
- the nadD gene encoding nicotinate-nucleotide adenylyltransferase — MESNKKRYGIMGGTFDPIHLGHLVLAEEIRDKMNLEKVIFVPTGIPPHKDSINLTETKHRYLMTLLATITNPHFEVSSIEIERKGVSYTIDTINAFKDKFPDVDFYFITGADAILEISTWKDVDELLNACNFVAATRPGFNKSLMEEKIKSLEDKYRKRIYFVSVAALEISSTDIRNRIKERDTVKYLLPDSVKYYIEKNNLYKD, encoded by the coding sequence ATGGAGTCTAATAAAAAGAGATATGGAATAATGGGAGGAACATTTGACCCTATTCATTTGGGACATTTAGTATTGGCAGAAGAAATAAGAGATAAAATGAATCTAGAAAAGGTAATATTTGTTCCAACAGGTATTCCACCTCATAAGGATTCTATTAATCTTACAGAAACTAAACATAGATATCTTATGACTTTACTAGCTACAATAACTAACCCCCATTTTGAAGTATCTTCCATAGAAATTGAAAGAAAAGGTGTAAGTTATACGATAGATACAATAAATGCCTTTAAAGATAAATTTCCAGATGTAGATTTTTATTTTATAACTGGTGCAGATGCTATTTTGGAGATATCTACATGGAAAGATGTAGACGAGCTTTTAAATGCATGTAATTTTGTAGCAGCTACTAGGCCTGGATTTAACAAATCTTTAATGGAAGAAAAGATTAAAAGTCTAGAAGATAAATATAGAAAAAGGATTTATTTTGTATCTGTAGCTGCTCTGGAAATATCATCTACAGATATAAGGAATAGAATAAAAGAGAGGGATACAGTTAAATATTTACTTCCTGACTCAGTTAAATATTATATTGAAAAAAATAACCTTTACAAAGATTAG
- a CDS encoding response regulator transcription factor, with product MSNRILIVDDESLLVKGLKYSLEQDGYETDAAYDGIEALKKWKEGEFNLIILDLMLPGMDGLEVCQRIREKSEIPIIMLTAKGEDMNKILGLEYGADDYLTKPFNILELKARIKAIFRRVNSKNTRNGEQIIKVDDFTINTLGRKITVKGREINLTAKEFDLFLLLATNPGKVFNREELLEIIWGYEYFGDLRTVDVHIRRLREKIEQNSSQAEYILTKWGVGYYFRGKTEQ from the coding sequence ATGAGTAATAGAATACTCATAGTTGATGATGAATCCTTATTAGTTAAAGGATTAAAATATAGCTTGGAACAAGATGGATACGAAACTGATGCTGCCTATGACGGTATTGAAGCTCTTAAAAAGTGGAAAGAAGGAGAATTTAATTTAATAATATTAGATTTAATGCTTCCTGGAATGGATGGTCTAGAAGTCTGTCAGAGAATAAGAGAAAAATCAGAAATCCCTATTATAATGCTTACTGCTAAGGGAGAAGATATGAATAAAATATTGGGATTAGAGTATGGTGCTGATGATTATCTTACAAAACCTTTTAATATATTGGAGCTTAAAGCTAGAATAAAGGCCATATTTAGGAGAGTAAATTCTAAAAACACAAGAAATGGTGAACAAATAATAAAGGTAGATGATTTTACTATAAATACATTGGGAAGAAAGATTACAGTAAAGGGAAGGGAGATTAATCTTACGGCTAAGGAATTTGACCTTTTTCTATTGTTAGCTACAAATCCTGGCAAGGTATTTAATAGAGAAGAACTTTTAGAAATAATATGGGGATATGAATATTTTGGAGATTTGAGAACTGTAGATGTACATATAAGAAGACTGAGAGAAAAAATAGAGCAAAATTCTAGTCAAGCAGAATATATATTGACCAAATGGGGAGTTGGTTACTATTTTAGGGGTAAGACTGAACAATAA
- the yhbY gene encoding ribosome assembly RNA-binding protein YhbY: MITGKQRSFLKGIANGMDPIFQIGKNGITESFVKQIDEALEARELIKINVLNNSFLSADECAKELAKATNAEFVQSIGNKFVIYRESENNKRIELPR, from the coding sequence TTGATAACAGGAAAACAAAGGAGTTTTTTAAAGGGTATAGCCAATGGAATGGATCCTATATTTCAAATTGGAAAGAATGGCATTACTGAAAGTTTTGTAAAACAGATAGATGAGGCATTGGAAGCTAGGGAATTGATAAAGATAAATGTACTAAATAATAGTTTCTTGAGTGCCGATGAGTGCGCAAAAGAATTAGCAAAAGCGACTAATGCTGAATTTGTTCAGAGTATAGGAAATAAATTTGTAATTTATAGAGAATCTGAAAATAATAAAAGGATAGAATTACCCAGATAA
- the yqeK gene encoding bis(5'-nucleosyl)-tetraphosphatase (symmetrical) YqeK, producing MCISNELIDKLIEDIGMARYEHSIRVKNMAERLSKVYGVDSSKAVIAGLLHDCGKFKDKTVLLNMLNKFDIILKNEYKDNLQLAHGILGAKLASEIYNIKDKEILNAIKYHTTGRKGMSALEKIIYIADYIEEGRDFPGLDTVRKLAFEDLDRSLIKALDNTIKHVINNGWILHTDTVEARNSLIY from the coding sequence TTGTGTATTAGTAATGAACTCATAGATAAATTAATTGAAGATATAGGAATGGCTAGATATGAACACTCTATAAGAGTGAAAAATATGGCTGAAAGACTCTCGAAAGTATATGGAGTAGACTCGAGTAAAGCAGTTATAGCAGGACTATTACATGACTGTGGAAAGTTTAAAGATAAAACAGTTTTATTGAACATGTTAAATAAATTTGATATAATTTTGAAGAATGAGTATAAAGACAATTTACAATTGGCCCATGGAATATTGGGTGCAAAATTAGCATCTGAAATATATAATATTAAAGACAAAGAAATACTAAATGCTATAAAATACCATACTACAGGCAGAAAAGGTATGAGTGCTTTAGAGAAGATAATATATATTGCAGATTATATTGAGGAAGGAAGGGATTTTCCTGGATTAGATACAGTTAGAAAATTGGCTTTTGAAGACTTGGATAGGTCATTGATTAAGGCGTTAGATAATACTATAAAACATGTCATAAACAATGGCTGGATTCTTCATACAGATACAGTTGAGGCACGAAATAGTTTAATATATTAA
- a CDS encoding ComEA family DNA-binding protein has translation MFNKREHIVIFFLIIVIVGLIGYNIVIDDKIKISNDSSYGKDTFEKPELEYNNEIENNTTEESKIMVDISGEVHNPGVIVLDIDSRLIDAINAAGGLTEKADIKRINRAKKINDEEKINIPSIDDRNKISQDTELTTDGWNDSIETNVRKININIASITELMELPGIGEVKAKRIVEYRNENGFKNIEDIQNVNGIGQKIYEGIKDMITVN, from the coding sequence ATGTTTAATAAAAGAGAACATATAGTTATATTTTTCCTTATAATAGTTATAGTGGGTTTGATAGGATATAATATAGTAATAGATGATAAGATAAAAATTTCAAATGATTCTTCCTATGGAAAAGATACATTTGAAAAACCAGAATTAGAATATAATAATGAAATAGAAAATAATACTACTGAAGAAAGCAAAATAATGGTTGATATAAGTGGAGAGGTCCATAATCCAGGAGTTATTGTATTAGACATAGATTCTAGATTAATAGACGCAATAAATGCAGCGGGAGGATTGACAGAAAAGGCAGATATAAAAAGAATAAACAGGGCAAAAAAGATTAATGATGAAGAAAAAATTAATATACCCAGTATAGATGATAGAAATAAAATATCACAGGATACGGAATTAACTACAGATGGATGGAATGATTCTATTGAGACCAATGTTAGAAAAATAAATATAAATATTGCATCAATTACTGAACTTATGGAATTGCCAGGCATAGGAGAAGTAAAAGCTAAAAGAATAGTTGAATATAGGAATGAAAATGGATTTAAAAATATTGAAGATATTCAAAATGTTAATGGAATAGGTCAGAAAATATACGAAGGTATTAAGGATATGATTACAGTAAATTAA
- the selB gene encoding selenocysteine-specific translation elongation factor, with protein sequence MKNVIIGTAGHIDHGKSTLIKALTGRETDRLKEEKNRGISIELGFTYFDLPSGKRAGIIDVPGHEKFIKNMLAGVVGMDMVVLVIAADEGVMPQTKEHLDILNILKVKNGIIALTKVDMVDKEWIKLVREDTEEYIKGTFLEGSPIVEVSSISKIGIKKIIEEIDKMANSLKDISAKGIARVPIDRAFTLKGFGTIITGTQLSGKINVGDEMEIFPKEKICRVRSIQVHGEDMKITYPGQRVAINITGIKKSHIDRGDVMGPVDSMLPTMMLDVKLELLKDSPRIIENRNRVRLYLGTKEILCRVILLDRDMLLPGESCYAQLRLEDKTVASQGDRFIIRFYSPMVTIGGGEILDSNPPKRKRFNKEILKEFGIKEKGDNEDIIESVIKRNSDKFPLLSYISSQTLLIEEELIDILKILIEKNVIIIFDDIKNTYVIHMEYFMEVSKKIIDYIKKYHEKYPLRQGISKEELRSRFLSNATINISDKFFEKMNKQNKIEQKREYICLKGFKVKYKGIYLEIKENLEQIYKSFGYCPKNRDEILAEVRYNKDDVEEVLLAMILEGTLVSIKEDMIMHKDFYKSAIKELKYVINNDGFITVGQFRDYLKTNRKYAIYLLEHFDSKKITVRDGNKRILYKKD encoded by the coding sequence ATGAAAAATGTTATAATAGGAACAGCTGGCCATATAGACCATGGTAAGAGTACATTAATAAAGGCATTAACTGGGAGAGAAACTGATAGATTGAAGGAAGAAAAGAATAGAGGTATATCAATCGAATTGGGATTTACATATTTTGATTTGCCCAGTGGAAAAAGAGCAGGAATAATAGATGTTCCAGGTCATGAAAAATTTATTAAAAATATGCTTGCTGGAGTAGTAGGTATGGACATGGTCGTATTAGTCATAGCTGCAGATGAAGGAGTTATGCCTCAAACTAAAGAGCATTTAGATATATTGAATATATTGAAGGTGAAAAATGGTATTATAGCATTGACAAAAGTAGATATGGTGGATAAAGAGTGGATTAAATTGGTTAGAGAAGATACAGAGGAATATATAAAGGGAACTTTTTTGGAAGGGAGTCCAATAGTAGAGGTATCTTCTATTAGTAAAATAGGAATAAAAAAAATAATAGAAGAAATAGATAAGATGGCAAATTCCTTAAAGGATATTAGTGCTAAAGGGATTGCTAGGGTACCAATTGATAGGGCATTTACCTTAAAAGGATTTGGAACCATAATAACAGGGACACAGTTATCTGGAAAGATAAATGTGGGAGACGAAATGGAAATTTTTCCTAAAGAAAAGATTTGTAGAGTAAGGTCTATACAGGTACATGGAGAGGATATGAAAATCACGTATCCTGGACAAAGGGTTGCCATAAATATAACAGGTATAAAAAAATCCCATATAGATAGAGGAGATGTAATGGGACCTGTGGATTCAATGCTTCCGACTATGATGTTAGATGTTAAATTAGAATTATTAAAAGATTCTCCTAGAATAATAGAAAATCGTAATAGAGTAAGATTGTATTTAGGTACTAAAGAAATATTGTGTAGGGTAATATTATTGGATAGAGATATGTTATTGCCAGGTGAAAGTTGTTATGCTCAACTTAGACTAGAAGATAAAACTGTAGCTAGTCAAGGAGACAGGTTTATAATAAGATTTTATTCTCCAATGGTAACCATAGGTGGGGGAGAAATATTGGATAGTAATCCACCAAAAAGGAAAAGATTTAATAAAGAAATATTGAAAGAATTTGGCATAAAGGAAAAGGGAGATAATGAGGATATAATTGAGTCTGTAATAAAAAGAAATAGTGACAAATTTCCATTATTATCATATATATCTTCACAAACCCTATTAATAGAAGAAGAATTAATTGATATATTGAAAATCTTAATAGAAAAAAATGTTATAATTATATTTGATGATATTAAAAATACATATGTAATACATATGGAATATTTTATGGAAGTTTCAAAAAAAATAATAGACTATATTAAGAAGTATCATGAAAAATATCCACTAAGACAAGGTATTTCTAAGGAAGAGTTAAGAAGTAGATTTTTATCTAATGCGACAATAAATATCAGTGATAAGTTTTTTGAGAAGATGAATAAGCAGAACAAAATAGAGCAGAAGAGGGAATATATTTGTCTGAAAGGTTTTAAAGTTAAATACAAAGGTATTTATTTAGAGATAAAAGAAAATTTGGAACAAATATATAAATCCTTTGGATATTGTCCTAAAAATAGAGATGAGATTTTAGCAGAGGTGAGATATAATAAAGATGATGTAGAAGAGGTTTTATTAGCAATGATTCTAGAAGGTACTCTAGTTTCAATTAAAGAAGATATGATTATGCACAAAGATTTTTATAAATCTGCAATAAAAGAGTTAAAGTACGTTATTAATAACGATGGATTTATTACAGTGGGGCAATTTAGGGATTATTTAAAAACTAATAGAAAATATGCTATATATTTATTAGAGCATTTTGATAGTAAAAAAATTACTGTTCGTGATGGAAATAAAAGAATATTATATAAAAAAGATTAG
- the selA gene encoding L-seryl-tRNA(Sec) selenium transferase, whose translation MIFVSNRQDMFKILPKVDNLLNSNKIIDLLKDIPRNVVVNTIRETIEGLRKDILSNNIELQQLKNMVNNIEDIISNKAQNKMEIKFKRVINATGTIIHTNLGRSLIDKEIMEYVVDVVTNYSNLEYNLLEGSRGLRYDHIEGIITRITGAEAALVVNNNAAAVMLVLNTMAKDKEVIVSRGELVEIGGSFRVPDVMEQSGAKLIDVGTTNKTHLKDYTNGIGEETGALLKVHTSNYRILGFTKSVSIEELVKIGEKFEIPVIEDIGSGVLVDLEKYGIEHEPTVKESIESGIDIVTFSGDKLLGGPQAGIIVGKKKYIDKMKKNPLTRALRVDKFTIATLELILRLYLDEEKAIKKIPTLKMLTMSIEEVSLKANILSNKIIDKLTGKINVKIVDGFSQVGGGALPLEKIPTKLIELVSNDLTASEIERRLRKESIPVVVRVFKDKIYIDLRTVKEDEFDIIVYELERVLSNHHIKGF comes from the coding sequence ATGATTTTTGTGTCTAATAGACAAGACATGTTTAAAATACTTCCAAAGGTAGATAATCTATTGAATTCCAATAAAATAATAGATCTATTGAAAGATATACCTAGAAATGTGGTAGTGAACACAATTAGAGAAACAATAGAAGGTTTAAGAAAAGATATTTTATCTAATAATATAGAATTACAACAATTAAAAAACATGGTTAACAATATAGAAGATATAATATCTAATAAAGCCCAAAATAAAATGGAGATTAAATTTAAAAGGGTTATAAATGCTACGGGGACTATAATTCATACTAATTTAGGGAGATCTCTTATAGATAAAGAAATAATGGAATATGTAGTAGATGTGGTTACAAATTATTCTAACTTAGAATACAATTTATTAGAAGGTAGTAGAGGTTTAAGATATGATCATATTGAAGGTATTATAACTAGAATTACAGGTGCTGAGGCAGCATTAGTAGTAAATAATAATGCTGCTGCAGTTATGCTTGTACTTAATACTATGGCAAAGGACAAGGAAGTTATCGTCTCTAGAGGTGAATTAGTTGAAATAGGAGGTTCATTTAGAGTTCCTGATGTTATGGAACAGAGTGGAGCTAAATTAATAGATGTGGGAACCACAAACAAAACCCATTTGAAAGATTATACAAATGGTATAGGAGAAGAAACAGGTGCATTACTTAAGGTCCACACAAGCAATTATAGAATTTTAGGTTTCACTAAATCAGTAAGTATTGAAGAGTTAGTTAAAATAGGAGAGAAATTTGAAATACCTGTAATAGAGGATATAGGCAGTGGAGTATTGGTAGATTTGGAGAAATATGGCATAGAGCATGAGCCCACTGTAAAAGAGTCTATAGAATCAGGGATAGATATAGTTACGTTTAGTGGAGACAAGTTATTAGGAGGGCCTCAGGCTGGTATAATAGTAGGCAAAAAAAAATATATAGATAAAATGAAAAAAAATCCTCTAACTAGAGCTTTAAGGGTAGATAAGTTCACAATAGCCACGTTGGAATTAATATTGAGACTATACTTAGATGAAGAGAAAGCGATAAAGAAAATACCTACTTTAAAGATGTTGACCATGTCTATAGAAGAGGTCTCTTTAAAGGCAAATATATTATCTAATAAGATAATTGATAAACTTACAGGAAAGATTAATGTGAAAATAGTAGATGGTTTTTCACAAGTTGGTGGTGGAGCATTGCCTTTGGAAAAAATACCAACAAAACTTATAGAATTAGTTTCAAATGATTTAACAGCATCTGAAATAGAGAGGAGATTAAGGAAAGAAAGTATTCCAGTGGTAGTTAGAGTATTTAAAGATAAAATTTATATAGATTTACGAACTGTAAAAGAAGATGAATTTGATATAATAGTATATGAACTTGAAAGGGTATTGAGTAATCATCATATAAAGGGGTTTTAG